GGCCCGAACTCCACGAACTCGCCCGCGTAGCTCGCCTCTTCCTCGGTCCACAGCGCGCGCATCGCCTCGAGGTACTCGCGCAGCGCGGTCCGCCGCCGCTTCCCGGGCACGCCGTGATCGGCCAGTTCGTCGGTGTTCCAGCCGAACCCGACGCCGAGCGTGACCCGGCCGCCGGACAGGTGGTCCAGCGTCGCGACGGTCTTGGCCAGCGTGATCGGGTCGCTCTCCACCGGCAGCGCCACCGCGGTCGCCAGCCGGATCGTCGAGGTCACCGGCACCGCGCTGGCGAGGGCGACCCACGGGTCGAGCGTGCGCAGATAGCGGTCGTCCGGCAGCGAGGAGTCGCCCGTGCGCGGATGCGGCGCGTCCCGGCGGACCGGGATGTGGGTGTGCTCGGGCACGTAGAACGTCGCGAACCCGCACTCTTCCGCGGCCTGCGCGGCCGCCGCCGGGGAGATGCCCCGGTCGCTGGTGAACAGCACGATCCCGTATCTCACCCCCGGCACGGTATTAGAACGTGTTTCAGTTTGCAACGGCCTCCCGGCCTGCGGATCGATCCCGCGAAAACCCGGGCTTGACGGCGGCCCGGGCCGGGTACTCCACTGGTACTTGAGCGATCACCGGCCCGTCCTGCCCGAGGAGGGGATCATGCTGCCCTATCGCGACCGCAGCGCCCTGCGGAAGATCGAAGAGGAACTCGCCGCGAGCGACCCCGTGTTCGCCGCGACGCTGAGCCAAGGCGTGCCGCCGGCGCACACCCGGCGGTGGCAGAAGATCCTCGTGCTGGCCGAGGTCACCGTTCTGCTGATGCTGGTCTTCGGCCTGA
The nucleotide sequence above comes from Amycolatopsis sp. AA4. Encoded proteins:
- a CDS encoding LLM class F420-dependent oxidoreductase, giving the protein MRYGIVLFTSDRGISPAAAAQAAEECGFATFYVPEHTHIPVRRDAPHPRTGDSSLPDDRYLRTLDPWVALASAVPVTSTIRLATAVALPVESDPITLAKTVATLDHLSGGRVTLGVGFGWNTDELADHGVPGKRRRTALREYLEAMRALWTEEEASYAGEFVEFGPSWAWPKPVQSKVPVVVGAGGTERTFRWIARHSDGWLTTPAEGDIAGKVAQLREIWRAEGRAGEPEVIALGPRPDPEGLARLEEAGVTEVVFGLPDRPAGEVEAWLDRLAGKLGQLAGA
- a CDS encoding DUF3040 domain-containing protein, translating into MLPYRDRSALRKIEEELAASDPVFAATLSQGVPPAHTRRWQKILVLAEVTVLLMLVFGLMAGETGWFLWGLLAAPLLVWIHRTTLQRRREPVPDDDRT